Proteins from one Thermogemmatispora onikobensis genomic window:
- a CDS encoding SAM-dependent methyltransferase, producing the protein MKAILFSAYVDDGERVIATAQPEFLQPALAELESLCSALTVEEELGPGIALCAVPETRRLLRQAMEHPPVFVRHLAPAQAVVELRGAIEDDCARLALALAALPEFAWLGPGQYFAVQARLLPPAKQSPVRPFAYTSGQLNQKLASVISEETRAIESIRKPRIVLSIALTAERGFVGISLAEENLSSWPGGERHFARLPEQISRAELKLLEALEVFNLTLPTEGEALDLGAAPGGWTRLLLQAGLHVVAVDPAMLAPALREEARSRLEHKRCSAEVYLAEALHRSQRFAVITNDMRMDARDAARLLVRAAELLRGDGFVLSVLKLPHATKRIQPLPVLREALGILQETYAIVKARQLFHNRQEVTVVAASPRQSRLFAGRRLSRAESRTRNVVFRS; encoded by the coding sequence GTGAAGGCAATACTTTTCAGCGCTTATGTTGACGATGGGGAGCGGGTGATTGCCACGGCTCAGCCGGAGTTCCTTCAGCCTGCCTTGGCAGAGCTGGAGTCGCTCTGTAGCGCGCTGACAGTGGAGGAGGAGCTGGGTCCAGGAATTGCTTTGTGCGCTGTTCCCGAGACGCGGAGATTATTGCGTCAGGCAATGGAGCATCCGCCCGTGTTTGTGCGCCATCTGGCACCAGCACAGGCCGTTGTTGAACTGAGGGGGGCGATAGAAGACGATTGCGCCCGCCTTGCTCTGGCTCTGGCCGCTTTGCCGGAGTTCGCCTGGCTGGGACCAGGACAGTACTTCGCGGTCCAGGCGCGCCTGCTGCCTCCCGCCAAACAGTCGCCAGTCCGTCCATTCGCCTATACCAGTGGTCAGCTTAATCAGAAGCTGGCAAGCGTGATCAGCGAGGAAACGAGAGCCATTGAGTCCATTCGTAAGCCTCGTATCGTGCTGTCAATAGCCTTGACCGCTGAACGGGGCTTCGTCGGGATCTCACTGGCGGAGGAGAATCTCAGTTCGTGGCCCGGAGGTGAGCGACATTTCGCGCGCTTGCCTGAGCAGATCAGTCGTGCGGAATTGAAGCTGTTAGAGGCGCTCGAGGTTTTTAACCTGACGTTGCCAACGGAGGGCGAGGCCCTCGACTTGGGGGCCGCTCCTGGCGGTTGGACTCGCCTTCTGCTTCAGGCTGGCTTGCACGTGGTGGCCGTTGATCCCGCCATGCTTGCCCCGGCTCTGCGCGAGGAGGCTCGGTCGCGCCTTGAGCATAAGCGTTGCTCCGCCGAGGTTTATCTCGCTGAGGCTCTACATCGATCGCAGCGCTTCGCTGTCATTACCAATGATATGCGGATGGATGCTCGCGATGCAGCTCGTCTACTGGTACGAGCCGCAGAACTGCTCAGAGGAGATGGCTTTGTCCTCAGCGTGCTCAAGCTGCCCCATGCCACGAAGCGCATCCAGCCGCTACCCGTCCTGCGCGAGGCGCTGGGAATTCTGCAGGAGACATACGCGATTGTGAAGGCTCGTCAGCTCTTTCACAATCGCCAGGAGGTCACTGTTGTGGCCGCCTCCCCTCGTCAGAGCCGACTTTTCGCGGGTCGTCGGCTATCGCGAGCCGAGTCTAGGACGCGCAATGTGGTCTTCCGCTCTTGA